The following proteins come from a genomic window of Entelurus aequoreus isolate RoL-2023_Sb unplaced genomic scaffold, RoL_Eaeq_v1.1 HiC_scaffold_441, whole genome shotgun sequence:
- the LOC133645536 gene encoding LOW QUALITY PROTEIN: cytochrome c oxidase subunit 2-like (The sequence of the model RefSeq protein was modified relative to this genomic sequence to represent the inferred CDS: substituted 4 bases at 4 genomic stop codons) — MAHPSQIGFQDAVSPVMEEILYFHDHALIVVFLISTVVLYIIVLTVSTKLTNKLLIDSQEIEVIXTVLPAIILLLIALPSLRILYLIDEVSSPYLTVKALGHQXYXSYEYTDYENLTFDSYIIPTQDLTPAQFRLLEADHRIVVPLESPIRVLVTADDVLHSXTVPSLGVKIDAVPGRLNQTTFTSLRPGVFYGQCSEICGANHSFIPIVVEAVPLKHFEN, encoded by the coding sequence ATGGCCCACCCCTCCCAAATAGGCTTCCAAGACGCAGTATCCCCCGTAATGGAGGAAATACTCTACTTTCATGACCATGCTTTAATAGTCGTCTTTTTAATTAGTACAGTTGTGCTTTATATCATTGTTTTAACGGTCTCAACTAAATTAACCAATAAACTTCTAATTGACTCTCAGGAGATTGAAGTTATTTGAACAGTGCTCCCTGCAATTATCCTACTCTTAATTGCATTACCTTCTTTACGAATTCTTTATCTTATAGATGAGGTATCTAGCCCTTATCTTACAGTTAAAGCATTAGGACATCAGTGATACTGAAGTTATGAATATACTGATTATGAAAATCTGACTTTCGACTCTTATATAATCCCAACTCAAGACTTAACACCTGCTCAGTTCCGCCTTCTTGAAGCAGACCATCGAATAGTCGTACCATTAGAATCCCCGATTCGAGTTTTAGTCACTGCAGATGATGTACTTCACTCATGAACAGTCCCTTCCTTAGGTGTTAAAATAGACGCTGTACCAGGCCGCCTAAACCAAACAACATTTACCTCCCTTCGTCCCGGTGTGTTTTATGGACAATGCTCCGAAATCTGCGGGGCTAACCATAGCTTTATACCTATTGTTGTAGAGGCTGTGCccttaaaacattttgaaaactgA
- the LOC133645531 gene encoding LOW QUALITY PROTEIN: NADH-ubiquinone oxidoreductase chain 2-like (The sequence of the model RefSeq protein was modified relative to this genomic sequence to represent the inferred CDS: substituted 6 bases at 6 genomic stop codons), whose amino-acid sequence MVTRIFSLSLGVTLTFASSYXILAXVGLEINTLAILPLISQTIYSRPVEAATKYFLAQAAASALILFAIIFNAXTTGEWSINTTSDPTAINVATLGLAMKLGVAPLHIWLPEVLQGVTLTTGLILSTXQKLAPFALLSQLTPHNQEVFLIMGLLSTFIGGWGGLNQTQLRKLLAYSSIAHLGXVFLIIQFSKPLALVTLFTYFLITFSVFTLSTIYKATTINSLSISXSKAPALTALTPLVILSLGGLPPLTGFGPKWMILFNLSMADLNILAVLAAFSSLISLYFYLRLTYAFTLITPPNITPGAAS is encoded by the coding sequence TATTTTCCCTTTCTCTTGGCGTTACCCTAACTTTTGCAAGTTCATATTGAATCCTAGCATGAGTCGGATTAGAAATTAATACACTAGCTATTTTACCTCTTATAAGCCAAACTATATACTCCCGCCCTGTTGAAGCAGCTACAAAATACTTCCTAGCCCAAGCTGCTGCCTCCGCATTAATCCTTTTTGCCATCATATTTAACGCTTGAACCACGGGTGAATGGTCAATCAACACAACATCGGACCCCACCGCAATTAATGTAGCTACCCTAGGACTCGCTATGAAATTAGGGGTCGCCCCCCTCCACATTTGGTTGCCAGAGGTCTTGCAAGGTGTAACTTTAACCACTGGCCTGATTCTATCCACCTGACAAAAGTTAGCCCCATTTGCCCTTTTATCTCAATTAACACCCCACAATCAAGAGGTGTTCCTCATTATGGGGTTATTATCAACCTTTATTGGCGGCTGGGGTGGCTTAAATCAAACTCAGTTGCGTAAACTTTTAGCCTATTCCTCAATTGCCCACTTAGGCTGAGTATTTTTAATTATACAATTCTCTAAGCCTCTTGCATTAGTAACACTTTTTACTTATTTTCTGATAACCTTCTCCGTGTTTACTTTATCTACTATATATAAAGCTACAACTATTAACTCCTTATCCATCTCTTGATCTAAAGCACCTGCCCTTACTGCCCTAACCCCTTTAGTTATCCTATCCCTCGGAGGACTTCCCCCTCTGACTGGCTTTGGACCAAAGTGGATGATTTTGTTTAACCTTTCAATGGCTGATCTTAATATCCTGGCAGTCCTCGCAGCATTCTCTTCCCTTATTAGCTTATACTTTTACCTCCGATTAACATATGCATTTACCCTGATAACCCCTCCAAACATCACACCTGGCGCAGCCTCTTGA
- the LOC133645535 gene encoding LOW QUALITY PROTEIN: ATP synthase subunit a-like (The sequence of the model RefSeq protein was modified relative to this genomic sequence to represent the inferred CDS: substituted 4 bases at 4 genomic stop codons), which produces MIVDLFDQFISPTLLGIPLIILALTLPXTLFPSSPPLXLNTRLTNVQLRVFIQFTHQILQPLNQPGHKXALILTSLILYLITLNLLGILPYTYTPTAQLSHNLGLAVPIXLATVITGIRTNMTNVLAHFLPPATPSALIPALVIIETISLFIRPLALGVRLTANLTAGHLLMYLIGAGAFALSSITPPVAGLTFVIMLLLTLLEFAVAIIQAYVFVLLLSLYLQENV; this is translated from the coding sequence ATGATAGTAGACCTTTTTGACCAGTTTATCTCCCCTACCCTTTTAGGAATCCCCTTGATTATATTAGCTCTCACCCTTCCATGAACACTATTCCCTTCCTCACCACCCTTATGACTCAACACACGACTAACCAACGTCCAACTTCGAGTCTTTATACAATTCACACACCAAATACTTCAACCCCTTAATCAACCCGGGCATAAGTGAGCCTTAATCTTAACCTCATTAATATTGTACTTAATTACATTAAATCTTCTAGGAATACTACCATATACCTACACCCCTACAGCACAACTTTCCCATAACTTAGGGCTGGCTGTACCTATTTGACTAGCCACAGTAATTACTGGTATACGAACTAATATGACCAATGTTTTAGCACATTTTCTTCCTCCCGCTACCCCATCTGCTCTTATCCCTGCTCTCGTAATCATTGAAACTATTAGCTTATTCATCCGACCCTTAGCATTAGGTGTACGGTTAACAGCTAACTTAACAGCAGGCCACCTTCTGATGTACCTTATAGGTGCCGGGGCATTTGCCCTTTCTTCAATTACACCTCCCGTAGCTGGCCTTACCTTTGTTATTATGCTTTTATTAACCCTCTTAGAGTTTGCTGTAGCCATAATTCAAGCCTATGTATTTGTCCTTCTTTTAAGTTTATACTTACAGGAAAACGTCTAA
- the LOC133645534 gene encoding LOW QUALITY PROTEIN: NADH-ubiquinone oxidoreductase chain 4-like (The sequence of the model RefSeq protein was modified relative to this genomic sequence to represent the inferred CDS: substituted 10 bases at 10 genomic stop codons): protein MLKVLIPTIILLPTVXLTPFKXLXPTTLTHSLAIALTSLYXINASSETGXTTLNQFIATDPLSTPLLVLSCXLLPLIVLASQNHLSNNPPNRQRTFITLLITLQTFLILAFSATELIIFYVIFEATLIPTILIITRXGNQAERLNAGTYFLFYTLAGSIPLLVALLILQNNAGSLSIFIMHHSLLLEISTSTKLLXAGCLVAFLVKIPLYGIHLWLPKAHVEAPIAGSMVLAAVLLKLGGYGIIRLLALLDPLTKELAYPFIIMALXGVVIAGSICLRQTDLKSIIAYSSVSHIGLVAAAILIQTSXAFKGAIILIIAHGLTSSVLFCLANFYYERTHTRTLLLARGIQVIFPFIGL, encoded by the coding sequence ATGTTAAAAGTTCTTATCCCAACCATAATATTACTCCCAACTGTTTGACTAACCCCATTTAAATGACTTTGACCCACAACTTTGACTCACAGTCTTGCCATCGCATTAACCAGTTTATACTGAATAAATGCATCTTCTGAGACAGGGTGAACAACCCTTAATCAATTCATAGCAACAGATCCGTTATCAACCCCTCTCCTAGTACTCTCTTGCTGACTACTTCCTCTTATAGTCTTAGCAAGTCAAAACCATTTAAGCAATAACCCCCCTAACCGCCAACGGACTTTCATTACATTACTTATTACACTACAAACCTTCTTAATCCTAGCTTTCAGTGCTACTGAGTTAATTATATTTTATGTGATATTTGAAGCCACCCTTATCCCTACCATTTTAATTATTACCCGTTGAGGTAACCAAGCTGAACGTTTAAACGCAGGCACTTATTTCCTATTCTATACTTTAGCTGGATCAATACCACTTCTTGTAGCTCTTTTAATACTTCAAAACAATGCCGGCTCCCTCTCCATATTTATTATGCACCACTCACTTCTCTTAGAGATATCTACTTCAACTAAGCTGTTGTGAGCAGGCTGTCTTGTGGCCTTCCTAGTTAAGATACCATTATATGGTATCCATCTTTGGCTCCCTAAAGCACACGTAGAAGCCCCTATCGCAGGGTCAATGGTTTTGGCCGCTGTACTCCTTAAATTAGGTGGTTATGGTATAATCCGCCTTTTAGCTCTTTTAGACCCTCTCACTAAAGAACTGGCCTATCCATTTATTATTATGGCTCTTTGAGGCGTGGTTATAGCAGGATCCATCTGTCTCCGACAAACAGACCTTAAATCTATAATTGCATACTCCTCAGTCAGCCATATAGGTCTTGTTGCTGCCGCTATTTTAATCCAAACATCATGAGCTTTTAAAGGGGCAATAATTTTGATAATTGCACATGGCCTTACTTCTTCAGTATTATTCTGCTTAGCTAACTTTTATTACGAACGAACCCACACCCGAACCCTATTATTAGCTCGAGGTATACAAGTGATCTTCCCATTTATAGGTTTATGA